One window from the genome of Vicugna pacos chromosome 23, VicPac4, whole genome shotgun sequence encodes:
- the TIMM17A gene encoding mitochondrial import inner membrane translocase subunit Tim17-A isoform X1 has product MEEYAREPCPWRIVDDCGGAFTMGTIGGGIFQALKGFRNSPAGVNHRLRGSLTAVKTRAPQLGGSFAVWGSLFSMIDCSMVQVRGKEDPWNPITSGALTGAILAARNGPVAMAGSAVMGGVLLALIEGAGILLTRFASAQFPSGPAFAEDAAQGPAAQLPPSPFGDHRQYQ; this is encoded by the exons ATGGAGGAGTACGCGCGCGAGCCCTG TCCCTGGCGAATCGTGGACGACTGCGGTGGAGCCTTTACAATGGGAACCATAGGTGGTGGTATCTTTCAGGCACTCAAAGGCTTTCGCAATTCTCCGGCG GGAGTAAACCACAGACTACGAGGGAGTTTGACAGCTGTTAAAACCAGAGCCCCACAGCTGGGAG gTAGTTTTGCAGTTTGGGGCAGTCTCTTCTCCATGATTGACTGCAGCATGGTTCAAGTCAGAGGGAAGGAAGACCCCTGGAACCCCATCACCAGTGGTGCCCTGACTGGGGCCATCCTGGCAGCCAGAA ATGGACCAGTGGCCATGGCCGGGTCAGCTGTGATGGGCGGCGTTCTCCTCGCTCTGATCGAAGGAGCCGGCATCCTGTTGACGAGATTTGCCTCTGCGCAGTTCCCCAGTG GTCCTGCCTTTGCTGAAGACGCCGCCCaggggcctgcagcccagctgccgCCCTCACCCTTCGGAGACCACCGGCAGTATCAGTAG
- the TIMM17A gene encoding mitochondrial import inner membrane translocase subunit Tim17-A isoform X2, with the protein MGTIGGGIFQALKGFRNSPAGVNHRLRGSLTAVKTRAPQLGGSFAVWGSLFSMIDCSMVQVRGKEDPWNPITSGALTGAILAARNGPVAMAGSAVMGGVLLALIEGAGILLTRFASAQFPSGPAFAEDAAQGPAAQLPPSPFGDHRQYQ; encoded by the exons ATGGGAACCATAGGTGGTGGTATCTTTCAGGCACTCAAAGGCTTTCGCAATTCTCCGGCG GGAGTAAACCACAGACTACGAGGGAGTTTGACAGCTGTTAAAACCAGAGCCCCACAGCTGGGAG gTAGTTTTGCAGTTTGGGGCAGTCTCTTCTCCATGATTGACTGCAGCATGGTTCAAGTCAGAGGGAAGGAAGACCCCTGGAACCCCATCACCAGTGGTGCCCTGACTGGGGCCATCCTGGCAGCCAGAA ATGGACCAGTGGCCATGGCCGGGTCAGCTGTGATGGGCGGCGTTCTCCTCGCTCTGATCGAAGGAGCCGGCATCCTGTTGACGAGATTTGCCTCTGCGCAGTTCCCCAGTG GTCCTGCCTTTGCTGAAGACGCCGCCCaggggcctgcagcccagctgccgCCCTCACCCTTCGGAGACCACCGGCAGTATCAGTAG